The Chroococcidiopsis sp. TS-821 genome includes a region encoding these proteins:
- a CDS encoding tRNA-binding protein translates to MTEITYSDFEKVEIRVGKVVKVEDFPKARRPAYKLWIDFGALGIKKSSAQITKYRHEELTGRQVLAVTNFPPRQVADFMSEVLVLGVVLDNEEVVLIKPDRDVPLGNRIL, encoded by the coding sequence ATGACAGAAATTACGTACAGCGATTTTGAGAAAGTAGAAATTCGCGTCGGTAAGGTTGTTAAAGTTGAAGATTTTCCCAAAGCAAGAAGACCAGCATATAAACTATGGATCGATTTTGGCGCGTTAGGAATTAAAAAATCGAGTGCGCAAATTACGAAGTATCGCCACGAAGAGTTGACAGGTAGACAAGTTCTCGCCGTTACCAACTTTCCCCCGCGCCAAGTCGCAGATTTTATGTCTGAAGTCTTAGTTTTAGGAGTCGTACTTGACAATGAAGAAGTTGTCCTCATCAAACCCGATCGCGACGTTCCCCTAGGCAACCGAATTTTGTAA
- a CDS encoding HdeD family acid-resistance protein: MRTTDPEVRDRERTGGSGIGIIVGILLVIIGLAAIARPVYATIAATIAFGWIFIFAGIAQFIYAFGSRGAGQFVWKLLLSILYFVAGLVVLTNILPGAIALTLILGITIFIQGALQVFIAFNLRPARNWGWVLFSGILGIILGILIWSEWPFNADWLLGLFVGITLLFNGIWMIILSSLPRAT; encoded by the coding sequence ATGAGAACTACAGATCCTGAAGTGAGAGATAGAGAACGCACTGGTGGCTCAGGTATCGGTATCATAGTTGGGATCTTATTAGTCATTATCGGGCTAGCTGCTATTGCTCGACCTGTTTATGCAACCATTGCTGCGACAATAGCCTTCGGCTGGATTTTTATTTTTGCTGGAATTGCTCAGTTTATCTACGCTTTTGGGTCGCGAGGAGCAGGTCAATTTGTCTGGAAACTACTACTGAGTATCTTGTATTTTGTAGCTGGGCTTGTTGTTTTAACTAACATCCTTCCGGGAGCGATCGCCCTAACCCTTATACTCGGAATTACCATCTTTATTCAAGGTGCATTACAAGTTTTTATTGCCTTTAATTTGCGTCCTGCTCGCAATTGGGGTTGGGTATTATTCAGCGGCATTCTAGGGATTATCTTGGGTATCCTTATTTGGTCTGAATGGCCTTTCAATGCAGATTGGTTACTCGGACTTTTTGTTGGAATTACCCTTTTATTCAATGGTATCTGGATGATTATCTTATCATCATTACCGCGCGCTACTTAG
- a CDS encoding glycoside hydrolase 100 family protein, protein MALDRLSVPIAIRLTVSSVAVSVQVEKHYEGKQVHLIGKETRIYQTWTIAGLPKTC, encoded by the coding sequence ATGGCTCTTGATAGACTCAGCGTGCCGATCGCTATTAGGCTTACGGTCAGTTCAGTCGCAGTGTCAGTCCAAGTTGAGAAACACTACGAAGGCAAACAGGTACACTTAATTGGTAAAGAAACGAGGATTTATCAAACTTGGACGATCGCTGGCTTGCCCAAAACATGTTGA
- the petA gene encoding cytochrome f, producing MKKALLSTKAIVNTLIIAIATISFFLASDLALPQAAAAYPFWAQQTYPETPREPTGRIVCANCHLAAKPTEVEIPQSVLPDTVFEAVVKIPYDTNVQQVLSDGSLGGLNVGAVLMLPEGFKIAPPERLSEEMKEKVGDLYFQPYSEDKENIVLVGPLPGEQYQEIVFPVLSPDPRTDKNIHFGKYAVHVGGNRGRGQIYPTGEKSNNSVYNASAAGTIAKIDQTTDENGTTQYQVTINTDAGETVVETIPLGPKLLVSEGQTVAAGDALTDNPNVGGFGQDDGEIVLQSATRIRWLMAFLAAIMLCQVLLVLKKKQVEKVQAAEMNF from the coding sequence ATGAAAAAAGCTTTGTTATCAACAAAAGCGATTGTCAATACGCTGATCATAGCGATCGCTACTATTAGTTTCTTTCTCGCAAGCGACCTGGCGCTACCCCAGGCGGCGGCGGCTTATCCTTTTTGGGCACAACAAACCTATCCGGAAACTCCGCGCGAACCTACAGGAAGAATTGTCTGTGCCAACTGTCACCTCGCTGCCAAACCTACCGAAGTCGAGATTCCGCAATCGGTACTTCCCGACACAGTATTTGAAGCAGTTGTAAAAATTCCTTATGATACTAACGTACAGCAGGTCCTCAGCGATGGTTCCTTAGGTGGATTAAATGTAGGTGCTGTATTAATGTTGCCGGAAGGCTTTAAGATTGCCCCTCCTGAACGACTTTCAGAGGAGATGAAAGAAAAAGTCGGCGATCTTTACTTCCAGCCATATAGTGAAGATAAAGAAAACATCGTACTTGTTGGACCTTTACCAGGCGAACAGTATCAAGAAATCGTTTTCCCTGTCCTTTCTCCCGATCCGAGAACAGACAAAAATATCCACTTTGGTAAATATGCAGTTCATGTAGGTGGTAATCGCGGACGAGGTCAGATTTACCCTACAGGTGAGAAAAGCAATAATTCGGTTTATAATGCCTCTGCTGCCGGTACGATCGCCAAAATTGACCAAACTACAGATGAAAATGGTACAACTCAGTATCAAGTCACCATCAACACCGATGCAGGTGAAACAGTGGTTGAGACAATTCCCCTAGGACCAAAACTGCTTGTCTCAGAAGGACAAACAGTTGCTGCTGGTGATGCTTTAACCGATAATCCGAACGTTGGTGGATTTGGTCAAGACGACGGTGAAATTGTACTCCAAAGTGCTACTAGAATTCGATGGTTGATGGCATTTTTAGCTGCAATCATGTTGTGTCAAGTCCTGCTAGTACTCAAGAAGAAGCAAGTCGAGAAAGTACAAGCAGCGGAAATGAATTTCTAA
- a CDS encoding CAAX protease codes for MNETALNRFWELLGWVLALKFEAFEQINTLPDGSTVAFVVVLAASLSQVVAQSVILFVNRVTPIRFVFTLLIGAVLFAFGYLFLVLSTWVISFAPFTVEAPFEVVARTLGFSYAPLVFSVFGAMPYLGEPILLVLSLWQLLAMVVGFAAATNTTVWQAFGTVALGWLTLWVIQRTIGQPIAQFGYWIACQVAGVELVTKRERFPAMLQKRLRSFATNLTVINKFDTNAVTSPQVDAEMSAVKKRSQYSTSSNSRTHATVAAQADAIDRDRRFQVSKIVRQLPSILALAGVTFAAVVLLSPIRYWWFAWYGNLGGILRLAFDLAWIGIIAFVAAAILAPLEALGWWAGWYGDRVNTIPAATEKPPSIPQDISRYVVYLDGIGQSTFDYLPDIQEFLDTLAPVLPEDVLLIKGIMPYSVRNNPLTGNRPLAFFWRLAESFRLKNPASLFGYLVNIRNVLVVAVSADKRYGPIYNLGIAKVIYQALIRHGYQPDSGVPITLIGFSGGGQMAAGSAPFLRQALTAPIEVISLGGVISGNINILKLEHLYHLVGDKDFVERMSLMFPKRWAIFFLSYWNRAKRMGKVNRISLGPVGHQLPGGLMDPEQFLPDGRSYLQQTIDWVVEILLGTAAIEDRSTPRQVSNYERYRQAAFNHPQFYPLHQSVSQEYYRPIAPWMGRLILPAKNQRQAIKGVLFEVHHAPTEFQQLVGQVIILRWSDEPQVRSHVKTVTKDVHFSAQAEYSSQQGNIHPTRINHWRLVDPLESLAGSHPVDDVIVMLQEPVAVQSIPNIGHANIAAYALCISHEPVQITGRYYGLVKFLQVESDSDLFRVVHFNSSSRQFDGAAETVKMPSVVANRNNTYPSTSRQIEKSPLNATGWYIYGAPDESGIFVVQALAPRVLFQVKPERRIESKAVKKYLKKEVWGNLTAQKGRISTALLGSETNNATWHEGKRALLVHVYGGIGGKKTEPAAKGPVYFGHFAYGIATVVREPLADELRFEIIYHQIYTHNTDGLIAGSLHWSRYMGDRSFGWMGLRPVCDTIVELDGFTGDYETQDGVKRSPLDRVIYQLEIMAARYRIGDGTGGTFVGPANNCTQDANQALYAALRQIAKALRSHPDVEAWIQQNPEQLYRLEQLERLGLDLKRVLLPWGTARADWKNQAEVLGSTLEDNPMQNLIRSLISWRTILPRLTSDEVTEAFIRQGGSAWVLRTNQLGGVDPDIEPVAPITL; via the coding sequence ATGAATGAAACTGCCCTTAATCGGTTTTGGGAATTATTGGGATGGGTACTAGCGCTCAAGTTTGAAGCCTTTGAGCAAATCAACACCCTGCCTGATGGCTCGACGGTAGCGTTCGTCGTTGTTCTAGCCGCTAGTTTATCTCAAGTCGTTGCTCAGAGCGTTATTCTCTTTGTTAATCGGGTTACACCCATTCGCTTTGTATTTACGCTGCTGATCGGAGCAGTTTTGTTTGCGTTTGGCTACTTGTTTCTCGTTTTGAGTACTTGGGTAATTAGTTTTGCTCCATTTACCGTTGAAGCGCCGTTTGAGGTTGTAGCACGCACTTTAGGCTTTAGTTATGCACCGCTTGTCTTTAGCGTATTTGGGGCGATGCCTTATCTAGGGGAACCGATTCTATTAGTGTTGTCGCTGTGGCAGTTGTTGGCAATGGTTGTAGGCTTTGCCGCTGCGACTAATACGACTGTATGGCAAGCATTTGGTACTGTTGCATTAGGATGGTTGACGCTATGGGTAATACAACGCACGATTGGACAGCCGATCGCGCAGTTCGGTTATTGGATTGCTTGCCAAGTGGCGGGTGTAGAACTCGTGACCAAGCGCGAAAGGTTTCCAGCTATGTTGCAAAAGCGATTGCGAAGTTTTGCAACTAATTTAACAGTCATCAACAAATTCGACACAAACGCTGTCACTTCTCCCCAAGTAGATGCGGAAATGAGTGCTGTAAAGAAGCGATCGCAATACTCCACATCATCGAACTCTCGCACTCATGCAACCGTTGCTGCTCAAGCTGATGCTATTGACCGCGATCGCCGTTTTCAGGTCAGTAAAATTGTTCGACAACTACCCAGTATTCTCGCGCTGGCTGGCGTTACTTTTGCGGCGGTCGTTCTTCTCTCACCGATTCGTTATTGGTGGTTTGCCTGGTATGGCAACTTGGGCGGTATCTTGAGACTAGCTTTCGATTTAGCATGGATCGGCATTATTGCCTTTGTCGCTGCTGCGATTTTAGCTCCCTTAGAAGCACTTGGCTGGTGGGCAGGTTGGTATGGCGATCGCGTTAACACAATTCCTGCTGCAACCGAAAAGCCGCCGTCTATTCCACAAGACATCTCGCGCTATGTCGTTTATCTCGATGGAATTGGTCAATCTACATTCGACTATCTACCAGATATCCAAGAGTTTCTCGACACTTTAGCACCTGTTCTACCAGAGGACGTGTTGCTGATTAAAGGCATTATGCCCTACTCAGTGCGCAACAACCCACTTACAGGCAATCGTCCCCTCGCCTTCTTTTGGCGCTTAGCTGAATCCTTCAGACTCAAAAACCCTGCCAGCTTGTTTGGTTATTTAGTCAATATTCGCAATGTTTTGGTCGTCGCGGTATCTGCTGACAAACGCTACGGACCCATCTACAATCTGGGAATTGCCAAAGTCATTTATCAAGCGCTTATCCGACATGGCTATCAACCCGATAGCGGTGTCCCCATTACGTTGATTGGTTTTAGTGGTGGCGGACAAATGGCAGCAGGATCAGCCCCATTTTTACGACAGGCGTTAACCGCCCCAATTGAGGTCATTTCGCTCGGCGGAGTGATTAGCGGCAATATTAACATCTTAAAACTAGAGCATCTCTATCATTTGGTAGGTGACAAAGATTTTGTTGAGCGGATGAGTCTGATGTTTCCCAAGCGTTGGGCAATCTTCTTCTTGTCTTACTGGAATCGTGCCAAACGTATGGGAAAAGTGAATCGAATTTCCCTAGGTCCAGTCGGACATCAACTCCCAGGAGGATTAATGGACCCCGAACAGTTTCTCCCCGACGGTCGCAGTTACTTGCAACAAACGATTGATTGGGTTGTAGAAATTTTACTAGGTACTGCTGCAATAGAAGACCGATCGACTCCTCGTCAAGTTAGTAATTACGAACGATATCGACAAGCCGCTTTCAATCATCCTCAGTTTTATCCACTGCATCAATCAGTGTCTCAAGAATACTACCGACCCATTGCACCTTGGATGGGAAGATTGATTTTGCCTGCGAAAAACCAACGCCAAGCAATCAAAGGAGTCTTGTTTGAAGTGCATCATGCACCCACCGAGTTTCAGCAGCTTGTTGGACAAGTCATAATTTTACGCTGGAGCGACGAGCCACAGGTGCGATCGCATGTCAAAACAGTTACGAAAGACGTGCATTTCAGCGCTCAAGCTGAGTACAGCAGTCAACAAGGTAACATCCATCCAACGCGAATTAATCACTGGCGACTTGTCGATCCTTTAGAATCGCTAGCAGGTTCGCATCCTGTTGATGATGTCATCGTGATGTTGCAAGAACCCGTCGCCGTGCAGTCTATCCCTAATATAGGTCATGCAAATATCGCTGCATACGCCTTGTGTATTTCTCACGAACCTGTTCAAATTACAGGACGCTACTACGGCTTGGTGAAATTTCTACAAGTAGAATCTGATAGTGATTTGTTTCGCGTAGTTCATTTCAATTCCTCTTCCAGGCAATTTGATGGAGCCGCAGAAACGGTGAAAATGCCTTCTGTAGTTGCCAATCGCAATAATACTTATCCCTCCACAAGTAGACAAATTGAAAAATCTCCTCTCAACGCAACTGGATGGTACATCTATGGTGCGCCGGACGAGTCAGGGATATTTGTCGTCCAAGCATTAGCCCCTCGCGTTCTCTTTCAGGTCAAACCAGAGCGCAGAATTGAAAGCAAAGCAGTCAAAAAATATCTCAAAAAGGAGGTTTGGGGCAATCTGACCGCGCAAAAAGGTAGAATTAGCACGGCATTACTCGGTAGCGAGACTAACAATGCAACTTGGCACGAAGGTAAGCGGGCGCTACTCGTTCACGTTTATGGCGGAATTGGTGGTAAGAAAACTGAACCAGCGGCGAAAGGTCCTGTTTACTTCGGTCATTTTGCTTATGGAATTGCCACAGTAGTGCGCGAACCGTTAGCCGATGAATTGCGATTTGAAATTATTTATCACCAAATCTATACGCATAATACAGATGGATTGATTGCAGGTAGCTTGCATTGGTCGCGTTATATGGGCGATCGCTCGTTTGGTTGGATGGGCTTGCGTCCTGTTTGCGACACAATTGTCGAACTTGATGGGTTTACGGGTGATTATGAAACTCAAGATGGTGTGAAGCGATCGCCTTTGGATCGAGTAATTTATCAGCTAGAAATTATGGCGGCTCGCTATCGCATTGGTGATGGAACCGGAGGTACTTTTGTCGGACCTGCTAATAATTGCACCCAAGACGCCAATCAAGCTTTGTATGCAGCGCTTAGGCAAATCGCTAAAGCCCTTCGTTCGCATCCAGATGTAGAAGCTTGGATACAACAAAATCCCGAACAATTGTACAGATTAGAACAGTTAGAAAGGTTGGGTCTTGATTTGAAACGCGTACTTTTACCTTGGGGAACCGCACGCGCCGACTGGAAAAATCAAGCTGAGGTGTTAGGTAGTACCCTAGAAGATAATCCAATGCAAAACTTAATCCGCAGTTTAATTAGTTGGCGCACTATCTTACCTCGCCTAACCAGCGATGAAGTTACCGAAGCATTTATCAGACAAGGTGGTTCAGCATGGGTGTTGCGAACTAATCAGCTTGGTGGAGTAGATCCTGATATCGAGCCTGTTGCTCCGATAACGTTATGA
- a CDS encoding DUF3067 family protein, with protein sequence MTGKELRQILLNKWGRSYDVQLRRVQGKVFLQIMWKYQEQASFPLTEAEYQEHLDAIANYLHALGGTQQVQQFIAQTRERPRLGKAVSIPLDLDLGERASEWLI encoded by the coding sequence ATGACAGGAAAGGAGTTACGCCAGATATTGTTAAACAAGTGGGGGCGATCGTACGATGTTCAGCTACGCCGCGTCCAAGGCAAGGTTTTTCTGCAAATAATGTGGAAATATCAAGAACAAGCGTCTTTTCCACTCACCGAAGCCGAATATCAAGAGCATTTAGATGCGATCGCTAACTATCTTCACGCCTTGGGTGGAACGCAGCAAGTCCAACAATTCATCGCTCAAACCCGCGAACGTCCCCGACTCGGTAAAGCCGTAAGTATTCCCCTCGATTTAGACTTGGGCGAACGTGCTTCAGAGTGGTTGATATAG
- the tatC gene encoding twin-arginine translocase subunit TatC has translation MTPPSDLDSATMPDPTTDLEQVTKTEDNQDWEDYLNELPGEVEMSLFDHLEELRQRIFYSLIAVVLGVIGCFIAVKPIVQLLEVPAQGVKFLQLAPGEYFFVSLKVAGYSGLLLASPFILYQIIQFVLPGLTRRERRLVAPVVLGSTVLFAAGLVFAYLVLIPAALKFFINYGADVVEQLWSIDRYFEFVLLLLFSTGLAFQIPVIQLLLGALGIVSSKQMLAGWRYVILGGVVLGAVLTPSTDPLTQSLLAGAVLGLYFGGIAAVKLIGK, from the coding sequence ATGACGCCGCCCTCGGATTTAGATAGTGCAACTATGCCCGATCCAACGACTGACTTGGAACAAGTAACCAAGACTGAAGACAATCAGGATTGGGAAGACTACTTAAATGAGTTACCTGGTGAAGTAGAAATGTCGCTGTTCGATCACCTAGAAGAGTTACGACAGCGAATTTTTTATTCCTTAATAGCCGTGGTGTTGGGGGTAATCGGCTGTTTTATCGCGGTTAAACCAATTGTTCAGTTACTTGAAGTTCCTGCCCAAGGAGTAAAGTTTCTACAGCTAGCGCCAGGAGAATACTTTTTTGTTTCGCTGAAAGTCGCAGGCTATAGTGGTTTGCTATTGGCTAGCCCGTTTATCCTTTATCAGATTATTCAGTTTGTATTACCAGGGCTAACACGCCGCGAACGTCGCTTAGTTGCACCAGTTGTTTTAGGTTCAACGGTATTATTTGCGGCTGGATTGGTATTTGCTTATCTCGTGCTGATTCCTGCTGCGTTGAAGTTTTTTATTAATTATGGTGCTGATGTCGTCGAACAGCTGTGGTCGATCGACCGCTACTTTGAGTTTGTACTACTACTGTTGTTTAGCACAGGCTTAGCGTTTCAAATTCCCGTCATTCAACTACTGCTTGGGGCTTTGGGGATTGTTTCTTCTAAACAAATGCTAGCAGGTTGGCGCTACGTCATTCTGGGTGGAGTTGTCTTAGGTGCTGTCTTGACACCTTCAACTGATCCTTTAACACAAAGTCTCTTGGCGGGTGCTGTTTTGGGACTTTACTTCGGTGGAATTGCTGCGGTTAAGTTGATTGGTAAATGA
- a CDS encoding nuclear transport factor 2 family protein yields MTDSSDKEAILAVNEAFYRAFANRDITSMSRLWWQGATSLCIHPGGNILIGWETIRSSWESIFRHTDLLEIETEIIKVEVDYAIAYVVVREIVLQSNRGRKVKASSLATNIFQKMAQEWYLVQHHGSPIMR; encoded by the coding sequence ATGACTGATTCATCTGATAAAGAAGCAATTTTAGCGGTTAACGAAGCTTTTTATCGTGCTTTCGCTAATCGAGACATCACTAGTATGAGCCGTTTGTGGTGGCAAGGTGCAACCAGTTTGTGTATCCATCCTGGTGGTAATATTCTGATTGGATGGGAAACGATTCGATCCTCTTGGGAATCGATCTTTCGCCATACTGATCTCTTAGAAATCGAAACAGAAATTATTAAAGTAGAAGTTGACTACGCGATCGCCTATGTTGTCGTTCGAGAAATTGTTTTGCAATCGAACCGAGGTAGAAAGGTAAAAGCATCGTCACTCGCAACGAATATCTTTCAGAAGATGGCTCAAGAATGGTACTTAGTTCAACATCATGGCAGTCCAATTATGCGTTAG
- a CDS encoding DOPA 4,5-dioxygenase family protein, producing MEFQDISLIKGYHAHVYFDESTVEQAQALCEAAGKLFSVTVGRMHHRQVGPHPSWSCQLAFDRNQYSDLLSWLALNRNGLTILIHPLTGNDLKDHTDYALWMGEPQTLKLDVL from the coding sequence ATGGAATTTCAAGACATCAGTTTGATCAAGGGTTATCATGCCCACGTGTACTTCGATGAATCAACGGTTGAACAAGCCCAAGCTTTATGTGAAGCAGCTGGTAAGCTATTTTCAGTAACTGTTGGTCGGATGCACCACAGGCAAGTTGGACCGCACCCAAGTTGGAGTTGTCAGCTAGCTTTCGATCGCAATCAGTATTCAGATTTACTATCGTGGCTAGCGCTGAATCGAAATGGTTTAACAATCTTGATTCATCCTTTAACTGGAAACGATTTAAAAGACCATACTGATTATGCATTGTGGATGGGAGAACCACAAACTTTGAAGCTTGATGTATTGTAA
- the petC gene encoding cytochrome b6-f complex iron-sulfur subunit — MAQMSKSMDVPDMGRRQFMNLLTFGTITGTALGALYPVVKFFIPPSSGGAGGGVKAKDALGNDISVSNFLETHNPGDRVLVQGLKGDPTYVVVESKEAIGDYGLNAVCTHLGCVVPWNAAENKFKCPCHGSQYDETGKVVRGPAPLSLALVHVSPEDDKISITPWTETDFRTGEAPWWT, encoded by the coding sequence ATGGCTCAAATGTCGAAATCAATGGACGTACCCGATATGGGGCGTCGTCAATTCATGAACTTACTCACCTTTGGTACGATTACCGGAACCGCTCTAGGAGCATTGTATCCGGTAGTAAAATTCTTTATTCCGCCAAGTAGTGGTGGTGCTGGTGGCGGTGTCAAAGCCAAAGACGCGCTGGGTAACGATATTAGCGTCAGTAACTTTTTAGAAACGCACAATCCAGGCGATCGCGTCCTCGTGCAAGGACTCAAAGGCGATCCGACTTACGTTGTCGTCGAAAGCAAAGAAGCGATTGGCGATTATGGATTGAACGCGGTATGTACCCACCTCGGCTGTGTTGTTCCGTGGAACGCCGCTGAGAACAAGTTCAAGTGTCCGTGTCATGGCTCGCAGTACGATGAAACCGGGAAAGTTGTCAGAGGTCCTGCACCTTTATCGTTAGCCCTCGTACACGTGAGCCCAGAAGACGATAAAATTTCCATCACTCCTTGGACAGAAACTGATTTCCGTACAGGAGAAGCGCCTTGGTGGACTTGA
- a CDS encoding protein-arginine deiminase family protein — protein sequence MREIQIETSPEVYSRSQKESREYEDVLVVGQPTQISLAHLAPSEEAIISFKVQGELEIYSHTNQLIEPQIAVPLKQLPTIILLARTFSDRLNDRSITIIFQDETGHQYQIQLKLTCLRICLDADADRDGIIEENNPHKGEWKWGINGHGAILCVKTDRDVVNSSSSPYDDKPLQISNINGLSFIIVRRVGLKPLPIGYEVNLSVDPNIAQRICIYDELDAAGYELIGAKKTTAKIRETDRDILLAIRGLSYPDADFDGLVEITLNLTKDRENIYSDRVVFRVAPWMMTPNTLAPITVFVSRLSKGDNEEFIEELRKVVGKANAQLDPVPFEFHKDDPWMRDEIEIGYTQAPGKYLHVVLDSPRDRGLDRFAKRKLLGSDFGYVIRKSHHPATKLDSFGNLEVSPPVTVKGIDYPFGRLIFGGTRPDIIQNPRRKLKVLRDFFFAQKIQAPFEIFSDWLSVGHIDEFMTFVPAPNSLGFKMLLASPDKCYTILHRLQNEGHSQALLRQGKQLYKKPADISVAEVLNNEELARQNQSYQEHINWNREVLKQELGLAEDDIIDIPALFQDDGDGRAETFFPNMVNMIVLQQHLAIPKPFGPHINNQCQFEADVRAVLEPLGLVCHFIDDWDPYFRGGGEIHCGTNTSRQPFAQKWWEIEPKFFNPS from the coding sequence ATGAGAGAAATACAGATTGAAACATCTCCTGAAGTTTATTCACGTTCTCAAAAAGAAAGTAGAGAATATGAAGATGTTTTAGTTGTTGGTCAGCCAACGCAAATTTCTTTAGCACACCTAGCACCGTCAGAAGAGGCAATTATTAGCTTCAAAGTGCAAGGAGAACTTGAAATTTATTCGCATACAAATCAACTCATCGAGCCACAAATAGCAGTTCCTCTTAAGCAACTTCCAACAATTATCTTGCTGGCAAGAACCTTTAGCGATCGCCTCAACGACCGTTCCATAACAATAATCTTTCAAGACGAGACTGGTCATCAATACCAAATTCAACTAAAGCTTACTTGTCTGCGAATTTGTCTCGACGCGGATGCAGATCGCGATGGAATTATTGAAGAAAATAACCCTCATAAAGGAGAGTGGAAATGGGGAATTAATGGACACGGTGCAATTTTATGCGTTAAGACCGACCGCGATGTTGTAAATTCTAGTAGTAGTCCATATGACGATAAACCTCTTCAAATATCGAATATAAACGGATTGAGCTTTATCATTGTTCGCCGTGTTGGTTTAAAACCTTTACCTATTGGATACGAAGTTAATTTATCAGTTGACCCAAATATTGCCCAACGAATTTGTATTTATGATGAACTCGATGCGGCGGGTTATGAATTAATTGGCGCAAAGAAAACAACAGCAAAAATCAGAGAAACTGACCGAGATATTCTTTTAGCTATCAGGGGATTAAGTTATCCCGATGCTGATTTTGATGGTTTAGTTGAGATTACTTTAAACCTGACGAAAGATAGAGAAAATATCTACAGCGATCGCGTAGTTTTTCGCGTTGCTCCTTGGATGATGACTCCTAATACTTTAGCTCCTATCACTGTATTTGTTTCTCGTTTATCGAAGGGCGATAACGAAGAATTTATCGAGGAACTGAGAAAAGTTGTTGGCAAAGCTAACGCGCAACTCGATCCGGTTCCTTTTGAGTTTCACAAAGACGATCCTTGGATGCGCGATGAAATTGAAATTGGTTACACTCAAGCGCCAGGAAAATATCTTCATGTCGTCCTTGATTCACCACGCGATCGCGGACTCGATCGCTTTGCTAAACGCAAATTACTAGGAAGTGACTTTGGCTACGTAATTCGTAAAAGTCATCATCCAGCGACAAAATTAGACTCTTTTGGAAATTTAGAAGTTTCGCCGCCAGTTACAGTAAAAGGAATTGATTATCCTTTTGGGCGTCTGATATTTGGTGGAACGCGCCCAGATATTATCCAAAACCCACGCCGCAAGTTAAAAGTTTTGCGAGACTTCTTTTTTGCTCAAAAAATTCAAGCCCCCTTTGAAATCTTTTCTGATTGGCTGAGTGTAGGGCATATCGATGAATTTATGACGTTTGTTCCTGCGCCTAATTCTCTAGGGTTTAAAATGCTTCTTGCTAGCCCTGATAAGTGTTATACCATTCTCCACCGCCTACAAAACGAAGGACATTCTCAAGCGTTACTACGGCAAGGCAAACAGCTTTACAAAAAACCTGCTGATATTAGTGTAGCTGAAGTGCTTAATAACGAAGAATTAGCTCGGCAAAACCAAAGCTATCAAGAACATATTAATTGGAATCGAGAGGTTTTAAAACAAGAATTAGGTTTAGCTGAAGACGATATTATCGATATACCTGCTTTGTTTCAAGACGATGGTGATGGACGAGCAGAAACCTTTTTCCCTAACATGGTTAATATGATTGTGCTTCAACAACATCTGGCTATTCCTAAACCCTTTGGACCACACATCAACAATCAATGTCAATTTGAAGCTGACGTTCGAGCGGTTTTAGAACCTTTGGGTTTAGTTTGTCACTTTATTGATGATTGGGACCCTTATTTTCGAGGAGGAGGAGAAATTCACTGCGGTACTAATACTAGCCGACAACCTTTCGCCCAAAAATGGTGGGAAATTGAACCAAAATTTTTCAACCCTTCATAA